In Rhodamnia argentea isolate NSW1041297 chromosome 4, ASM2092103v1, whole genome shotgun sequence, the following proteins share a genomic window:
- the LOC115749094 gene encoding uncharacterized protein LOC115749094 isoform X1, producing MSSKHSTASIPYAPLPPPPPNAAAVVVVLPPYPRHGGFRLRRCLGFSAALLLVAASAFLLFPSDPAVQLTRIRLNRVRVSMSPSLTLDLSFNLTLRVQNRDLFSMYLRSFNVSVGYRGRELGFVTTEGERIRARGSSYVDTTLDLDGLQVVHDAFYLLEDLAKGVVPFDADAKVNGVLGILFVELPIKARVSCEVSVNVKNQTIAHQNCSPEGFCLREHLNPIKLW from the exons ATGTCCTCCAAGCACTCCACCGCCTCCATTCCCTACGCTCCTCTCCCACCTCCTCCACCCAACGCCGCCGCCGTCGTTGTCGTCCTCCCCCCTTACCCCCGCCACGGCGGCTTCCGCCTCCGCCGCTGCCTCGGCTTCTCCGCCGCTCTCCTCCTCGTCGCCGCCTCCGCGTTCCTCCTCTTCCCCTCCGACCCCGCCGTTCAGCTCACCCGGATCAGGCTCAACCGCGTCCGGGTCAGCATGTCCCCGAGCCTCACCCTCGACCTCTCCTTCAACCTCACCCTCCGGGTCCAGAACAGGGACCTGTTCTCCATGTACCTGAGGTCGTTCAACGTCTCGGTGGGGTACCGGGGGAGGGAGCTGGGGTTCGTCACGACGGAGGGCGAGAGGATCAGGGCGCGAGGGTCGTCGTATGTGGACACCACGCTCGACCTGGACGGGCTCCAGGTCGTCCACGACGCGTTTTACCTGCTCGAGGACTTGGCAAAGGGTGTGGTGCCGTTCGACGCGGACGCGAAAGTCAACGGTGTTTTGGGGATTCTGTTCGTTGAGTTGCCTATTAAG GCGAGGGTATCTTGTGAGGTATCTGTTAATGTCAAGAACCAGACTATTGCCCATCAAAACTGCTCTCCTGAG GGTTTTTGCCTCCGAGAGCACCTAAATCCCATCAAGTTGTGGTAG
- the LOC115749094 gene encoding uncharacterized protein LOC115749094 isoform X3 translates to MSSKHSTASIPYAPLPPPPPNAAAVVVVLPPYPRHGGFRLRRCLGFSAALLLVAASAFLLFPSDPAVQLTRIRLNRVRVSMSPSLTLDLSFNLTLRVQNRDLFSMYLRSFNVSVGYRGRELGFVTTEGERIRARGSSYVDTTLDLDGLQVVHDAFYLLEDLAKGVVPFDADAKVNGVLGILFVELPIKARVSCEVSVNVKNQTIAHQNCSPE, encoded by the exons ATGTCCTCCAAGCACTCCACCGCCTCCATTCCCTACGCTCCTCTCCCACCTCCTCCACCCAACGCCGCCGCCGTCGTTGTCGTCCTCCCCCCTTACCCCCGCCACGGCGGCTTCCGCCTCCGCCGCTGCCTCGGCTTCTCCGCCGCTCTCCTCCTCGTCGCCGCCTCCGCGTTCCTCCTCTTCCCCTCCGACCCCGCCGTTCAGCTCACCCGGATCAGGCTCAACCGCGTCCGGGTCAGCATGTCCCCGAGCCTCACCCTCGACCTCTCCTTCAACCTCACCCTCCGGGTCCAGAACAGGGACCTGTTCTCCATGTACCTGAGGTCGTTCAACGTCTCGGTGGGGTACCGGGGGAGGGAGCTGGGGTTCGTCACGACGGAGGGCGAGAGGATCAGGGCGCGAGGGTCGTCGTATGTGGACACCACGCTCGACCTGGACGGGCTCCAGGTCGTCCACGACGCGTTTTACCTGCTCGAGGACTTGGCAAAGGGTGTGGTGCCGTTCGACGCGGACGCGAAAGTCAACGGTGTTTTGGGGATTCTGTTCGTTGAGTTGCCTATTAAG GCGAGGGTATCTTGTGAGGTATCTGTTAATGTCAAGAACCAGACTATTGCCCATCAAAACTGCTCTCCTGAG TGA
- the LOC115749094 gene encoding uncharacterized protein LOC115749094 isoform X2, whose product MSSKHSTASIPYAPLPPPPPNAAAVVVVLPPYPRHGGFRLRRCLGFSAALLLVAASAFLLFPSDPAVQLTRIRLNRVRVSMSPSLTLDLSFNLTLRVQNRDLFSMYLRSFNVSVGYRGRELGFVTTEGERIRARGSSYVDTTLDLDGLQVVHDAFYLLEDLAKGVVPFDADAKVNGVLGILFVELPIKARVSCEVSVNVKNQTIAHQNCSPEELFHPSPVKS is encoded by the exons ATGTCCTCCAAGCACTCCACCGCCTCCATTCCCTACGCTCCTCTCCCACCTCCTCCACCCAACGCCGCCGCCGTCGTTGTCGTCCTCCCCCCTTACCCCCGCCACGGCGGCTTCCGCCTCCGCCGCTGCCTCGGCTTCTCCGCCGCTCTCCTCCTCGTCGCCGCCTCCGCGTTCCTCCTCTTCCCCTCCGACCCCGCCGTTCAGCTCACCCGGATCAGGCTCAACCGCGTCCGGGTCAGCATGTCCCCGAGCCTCACCCTCGACCTCTCCTTCAACCTCACCCTCCGGGTCCAGAACAGGGACCTGTTCTCCATGTACCTGAGGTCGTTCAACGTCTCGGTGGGGTACCGGGGGAGGGAGCTGGGGTTCGTCACGACGGAGGGCGAGAGGATCAGGGCGCGAGGGTCGTCGTATGTGGACACCACGCTCGACCTGGACGGGCTCCAGGTCGTCCACGACGCGTTTTACCTGCTCGAGGACTTGGCAAAGGGTGTGGTGCCGTTCGACGCGGACGCGAAAGTCAACGGTGTTTTGGGGATTCTGTTCGTTGAGTTGCCTATTAAG GCGAGGGTATCTTGTGAGGTATCTGTTAATGTCAAGAACCAGACTATTGCCCATCAAAACTGCTCTCCTGAG GAGCTCTTTCATCCCTCGCCAGTGAAGAGTTGA